The proteins below come from a single Chryseobacterium bernardetii genomic window:
- a CDS encoding rhodanese-like domain-containing protein yields MKLRFFGIILASVLALNSCKTNHSEKVSKANIKDVVTSSDVTLVDVRIPEQYSAGTAKNAINIPLAEIQNSIQTLKGKKVVVFCNKGVQADQAMEILKKNGVEAYDGTSWKNVKGIQDEAEADKK; encoded by the coding sequence ATGAAGCTGCGTTTTTTTGGAATAATTTTAGCTTCTGTTTTAGCATTAAACAGCTGTAAAACAAACCATTCCGAGAAAGTCTCCAAGGCTAACATTAAGGATGTGGTTACAAGTTCAGATGTAACGCTGGTGGACGTAAGAATCCCTGAGCAGTATTCAGCAGGAACGGCTAAAAATGCCATCAACATTCCTCTGGCAGAAATCCAGAACAGCATTCAGACCCTGAAGGGTAAAAAAGTAGTTGTTTTCTGCAACAAAGGAGTACAGGCAGATCAGGCGATGGAAATTTTAAAGAAAAATGGTGTGGAAGCTTATGATGGAACAAGCTGGAAAAATGTGAAAGGTATCCAGGATGAAGCCGAAGCAGATAAAAAGTAA
- a CDS encoding MBL fold metallo-hydrolase yields the protein MKIEQIYTGCLAQGAYYIVSENEAVIIDPLREVKPYLDRLEKDNVTLKYIFETHFHADFVSGHLDLSKKTGAPIVYGPTAVPEFEAIIAEDNQIFEIGKIKIKVLHTPGHTMESTTYLLIDENGKETAIFTGDTLFLGDVGRPDLAQKATNLTQEDLAGILYDSLQSKIMPLDDGITVYPAHGAGSACGKNMQKETVDILGNQKRTNYALNQPDKASFIREVLDGLTAPPKYFGMNVAMNKGGYESLDVVMNKGLQPVSPQDFEAIAEETGALILDTRGAADFHKGFIPNSINIGLKGDFAPWVGTLIVDVKHPLLLITDEGTEEEVIIRLSRVGFDNVVGYLEGGFEAWKNAGKEIDEVKRITPAEFAEQFTADSKIIDVRKLTEYSAEHIDNAYNKPLESISEWARDLDNSEHFFLHCAGGYRSMIAASILNSHGIRNFTEIEGGFNGIKKTEKFPTTDFVCQSKTF from the coding sequence ATGAAAATTGAACAAATATATACGGGCTGTCTGGCTCAGGGTGCCTATTATATTGTATCAGAAAACGAAGCGGTCATTATTGACCCTTTAAGAGAGGTAAAACCATACCTTGATCGTCTGGAAAAAGACAATGTTACTTTAAAATATATTTTTGAAACCCATTTCCATGCTGATTTTGTTTCAGGACACTTGGATTTAAGCAAAAAAACCGGAGCTCCGATTGTATATGGACCTACTGCTGTACCAGAATTTGAAGCTATTATTGCAGAAGATAACCAGATTTTTGAAATTGGAAAAATAAAAATAAAGGTACTTCACACTCCCGGCCATACAATGGAGAGCACTACTTATCTTTTGATTGATGAAAACGGTAAGGAAACAGCCATCTTTACTGGAGACACTCTGTTTTTAGGGGATGTAGGAAGACCGGACCTTGCTCAGAAGGCTACGAACCTTACTCAGGAAGACCTTGCTGGAATTCTGTATGACAGTCTTCAGAGTAAAATTATGCCTTTGGATGATGGCATTACGGTTTATCCGGCCCATGGGGCAGGTTCTGCATGCGGAAAAAATATGCAGAAGGAAACCGTAGATATTCTGGGAAATCAAAAAAGAACAAATTATGCCCTTAACCAGCCGGATAAGGCTTCTTTTATCAGAGAAGTACTAGACGGTCTTACAGCACCTCCAAAATATTTCGGAATGAACGTAGCCATGAATAAAGGAGGATATGAGAGTCTGGATGTAGTGATGAATAAAGGACTGCAACCTGTCTCTCCCCAGGATTTCGAAGCAATAGCTGAAGAAACCGGAGCTTTAATTCTTGATACAAGAGGGGCTGCAGATTTTCATAAAGGCTTTATCCCTAATTCCATCAATATTGGTTTAAAAGGTGACTTTGCTCCTTGGGTAGGAACTTTAATTGTAGATGTTAAGCATCCTTTATTATTGATCACAGATGAAGGAACGGAAGAAGAAGTCATTATCAGATTAAGCCGCGTAGGTTTTGATAATGTAGTAGGTTATCTGGAAGGAGGTTTTGAAGCCTGGAAAAATGCAGGGAAAGAAATTGACGAAGTGAAAAGGATCACTCCGGCTGAATTTGCAGAACAGTTTACAGCAGATTCAAAGATAATTGACGTTAGAAAGCTCACAGAATATTCTGCAGAGCATATTGATAATGCTTATAACAAACCTTTGGAGTCCATCAGTGAATGGGCACGTGATCTTGATAACTCTGAACATTTCTTTCTACACTGTGCAGGAGGATACAGAAGCATGATTGCAGCAAGCATCCTTAATTCACACGGAATCAGAAACTTTACCGAAATAGAAGGAGGTTTCAACGGCATAAAAAAAACAGAAAAATTTCCGACAACAGACTTTGTTTGCCAATCCAAAACATTCTAA